One window from the genome of Thermoleophilia bacterium encodes:
- a CDS encoding FkbM family methyltransferase produces the protein MIDHMPSWAAAGFRSDSFLARASRPILNRIVPEGQTVVIIRSGPGKGLSLPIMPETEKYYWSGTHERHVQDAIVDLLNEGMCFWDIGAHIGFISIIAARQVGESGTVVAFEPMPESRARLTESIRLNGFTNVIVKDYALGDTNETRMLHPPRLDESDAKGTDSRGSTLMWTLDSDRGDNDGISVDCRRIDDLVGEIEPPDLIKVDAEGVEIEVLAGGVKQLARGGTKVIVEMSDAETLERGRSLLPDYRFDLIGANHWLLS, from the coding sequence GTGATCGACCATATGCCTAGTTGGGCGGCGGCGGGCTTTCGAAGTGACTCGTTTCTAGCCCGTGCCAGCCGCCCGATCCTCAATCGCATTGTTCCAGAGGGTCAAACCGTCGTAATCATCCGATCCGGACCCGGCAAGGGCCTTTCTCTGCCAATAATGCCCGAGACGGAGAAGTACTATTGGTCCGGCACTCACGAGCGGCACGTTCAGGACGCGATTGTCGACCTGCTCAATGAAGGCATGTGCTTTTGGGACATCGGGGCTCATATCGGGTTTATTTCGATCATTGCCGCGCGGCAGGTCGGCGAGTCCGGGACCGTGGTGGCTTTTGAGCCGATGCCGGAAAGCAGGGCAAGACTGACAGAGTCGATCCGGTTGAATGGATTTACGAATGTGATCGTCAAGGACTATGCCTTGGGTGATACGAACGAGACTCGGATGCTGCATCCGCCCAGGTTGGATGAGTCCGATGCCAAGGGAACGGACAGTCGAGGATCGACCCTCATGTGGACCCTGGACTCTGATCGCGGCGACAATGATGGAATCTCCGTGGATTGCCGACGGATTGACGATCTTGTCGGTGAGATCGAACCGCCGGATTTGATCAAGGTCGATGCGGAAGGTGTCGAGATAGAAGTCCTCGCCGGGGGTGTCAAGCAACTCGCCCGTGGCGGGACCAAGGTGATCGTCGAGATGTCGGACGCGGAGACACTGGAACGCGGACGCTCTTTGCTGCCCGACTATCGCTTCGATCTCATTGGTGCCAACCACTGGCTACTTTCCTAG
- a CDS encoding glycosyltransferase: MNGLLAERNAGIRSSIISTISDGDEANVTPAVSRLSSAGIDVKMFPRIRFLAKAEAWGFSTRMIFWMIRNLKNFDIVHLQYVWCMSSICGTLVARIYGLSVVITPHESLTNYDIDVASNSVPKRRLKMALKWFYLRTADRLVFMSDLEHRDTESASTPFELISHAVQESVIPSALPSEHQVDGPFRIAFLGRNIPKKGIDLIIKALGRNQDRPWKLFVAGPPGTLEFAAEIQELAESLGVSDAVSWVGFLSNRQELFDNCDVLAMPSAYEGFGMVAAEAMCRGVPVIVPRLSGVAEIVSEYEAGIVMSESSVECLEAALLTMDDNPRMRREFGENGLLAANSRLTYEAYASSTSALYATLISGSSSRM, translated from the coding sequence GTGAACGGCTTGTTGGCGGAACGCAACGCAGGCATTCGGAGCAGCATCATCTCGACCATCTCGGACGGCGACGAGGCCAACGTGACTCCGGCGGTATCCCGGCTTTCTTCGGCCGGGATCGACGTGAAAATGTTCCCACGGATCAGATTTCTAGCCAAAGCTGAAGCCTGGGGCTTCAGCACCCGAATGATTTTTTGGATGATTCGAAACCTGAAGAATTTCGACATCGTTCACTTGCAATACGTATGGTGCATGTCTTCGATTTGCGGGACGCTTGTGGCCCGAATCTACGGGCTTTCCGTGGTGATCACCCCTCACGAATCTCTTACTAATTACGATATCGACGTCGCATCCAACAGCGTCCCGAAGCGGCGGCTGAAGATGGCGCTGAAGTGGTTTTATCTCCGAACCGCCGATCGCCTCGTCTTCATGTCTGATCTCGAACACAGGGATACTGAGTCAGCCTCAACCCCGTTTGAACTGATTTCGCATGCAGTTCAGGAGTCCGTCATCCCGTCCGCGCTTCCCTCAGAACACCAAGTCGATGGTCCTTTCCGGATCGCCTTCCTGGGGCGCAACATCCCCAAGAAGGGGATCGATCTGATCATCAAAGCCCTCGGGCGCAACCAGGACCGGCCCTGGAAACTCTTCGTCGCGGGCCCCCCCGGCACTCTGGAATTCGCCGCGGAGATTCAGGAACTTGCCGAGAGTCTCGGTGTTTCCGATGCCGTCAGCTGGGTCGGTTTCCTGAGCAACCGACAGGAACTTTTCGATAACTGTGATGTGTTGGCAATGCCCTCAGCCTACGAAGGATTCGGCATGGTGGCCGCAGAGGCCATGTGCCGGGGGGTCCCGGTCATCGTTCCGCGTCTAAGCGGTGTCGCGGAAATAGTCTCTGAGTATGAAGCTGGCATCGTCATGAGCGAGTCGTCTGTCGAATGTCTAGAAGCGGCCCTCCTGACCATGGACGACAATCCCCGAATGCGCCGCGAGTTCGGGGAGAATGGCTTGCTGGCGGCTAATTCGCGGCTCACCTACGAGGCCTATGCTTCCTCTACATCCGCGCTTTATGCAACCTTGATTTCCGGGTCATCTTCCCGCATGTAA
- a CDS encoding DUF288 domain-containing protein, which translates to MPESSFVVITTIQSPTDAVRKLVSMLDDWTVLVVGDRKTPPTWDLDGATYLDIDDQHESAPLLSPRLKLDHYCRKNVGYLKAINSGAPCIAETDDDNFPKDTFLADVESEVNGSIVQSPGWINVYRLFSTEEIWPRGFPLELIRESFTQKYLLEPGSSNCLIQQYLADGDPDVDAIFRLLRPEGTQFVGDDIILPPGAFCPFNSQNTVWWPDAYPLMYLPSYVAFRMTDIWRSLIAQRCLHAAGQSMAFRSSTVDQIRNEHSLLDDFEDEISGYLGNRRIVESLNALELSEDLSESGPNMRMCYIKLVSDGFIPDEEMLLVDSWLESIDQS; encoded by the coding sequence GTGCCTGAAAGTTCTTTTGTCGTCATCACGACGATCCAGAGTCCCACTGACGCCGTACGCAAGCTGGTTTCCATGCTCGACGACTGGACGGTTCTCGTGGTCGGAGACAGGAAAACACCGCCGACCTGGGATCTGGATGGAGCAACCTATCTGGACATTGATGACCAGCACGAGAGCGCTCCTTTGCTATCTCCCCGGCTCAAGCTTGATCACTACTGTCGAAAAAATGTCGGTTATTTGAAAGCGATCAACTCAGGAGCGCCCTGTATCGCAGAGACCGATGACGACAACTTCCCGAAAGACACTTTTCTGGCTGATGTGGAATCTGAGGTGAACGGCTCTATAGTCCAAAGTCCCGGCTGGATAAACGTGTACCGATTGTTCTCGACTGAGGAAATATGGCCCCGGGGGTTTCCCCTCGAATTGATCAGGGAGAGCTTCACCCAAAAGTACCTCCTGGAACCCGGTTCGAGTAACTGTCTCATCCAGCAGTATCTTGCCGATGGAGATCCGGATGTGGACGCAATTTTCCGCCTGCTTCGTCCCGAAGGCACTCAATTCGTGGGCGATGACATAATCCTGCCTCCTGGGGCATTCTGCCCTTTCAATTCCCAGAACACGGTTTGGTGGCCCGACGCGTATCCGCTCATGTACCTGCCAAGCTATGTCGCGTTCCGGATGACTGATATCTGGAGGAGTCTGATCGCCCAGCGATGCCTCCACGCAGCCGGACAATCAATGGCATTTCGCTCGTCGACGGTCGACCAGATAAGAAATGAGCATTCATTGCTCGATGACTTTGAAGATGAGATCTCTGGATACTTGGGCAATCGCCGTATTGTCGAGTCGCTGAACGCGCTTGAACTGTCCGAGGACCTCTCGGAGAGCGGTCCTAACATGCGAATGTGTTACATCAAGCTCGTGTCGGACGGTTTCATTCCGGATGAAGAGATGCTTTTGGTTGATTCCTGGCTGGAAAGCATCGACCAGTCGTGA
- a CDS encoding glycosyltransferase family 4 protein, with product MPVEVDQTSIQKATAFCSFEMKRTRLTPSSLASFASHMGSEERTDYRWGSRSHRHLADSLAKSMDGLNIETVLHAGSPATIPDESRQVHHLMCDSTWFGIARHLDPPSRFPPELQDEIESLYRSAYQQVRHFFPLSRSTASELQDRYGISSDRITPVGSGRGNIAANYDPDKDYSTKRVLFAAKQRFRQKGGMLLLEAMRQVADLDPDVRLTIVGGPEDMDAGEIPSNVTVLGFLTQQELETEFHKASLFAMPATLEPWGLVYLEALASRTPILGLRRNAFPEIAGDGEFGIILDDPDPGSIASAIVTAVNEPNKLQEMAEVGQKYALDHYTWDAAARRLSDGMSASA from the coding sequence GTGCCTGTGGAGGTGGATCAAACCTCGATTCAGAAGGCCACCGCCTTTTGTAGTTTCGAGATGAAACGCACTCGCCTGACACCATCCTCTCTTGCCTCGTTTGCCAGCCACATGGGTTCGGAAGAACGCACGGACTACCGCTGGGGCTCGAGGTCTCACCGTCACCTCGCGGACTCGCTGGCCAAGAGCATGGATGGATTGAATATCGAGACAGTCCTGCATGCAGGGTCCCCCGCCACGATCCCAGATGAATCTCGGCAAGTGCACCATTTGATGTGCGACTCGACCTGGTTTGGTATCGCTCGACACTTGGACCCGCCCTCTCGGTTTCCGCCCGAACTTCAGGACGAAATAGAATCGCTCTATCGCTCTGCCTACCAGCAGGTCCGGCACTTCTTTCCGCTATCCCGGTCTACGGCATCTGAGCTTCAGGACCGCTACGGCATATCTTCTGATCGCATAACTCCAGTCGGAAGCGGACGGGGGAACATCGCGGCCAATTACGATCCCGATAAGGACTACAGCACCAAACGAGTGCTCTTCGCGGCCAAGCAGCGCTTCCGCCAAAAGGGCGGCATGTTGCTTCTCGAAGCGATGAGACAGGTGGCTGATCTCGACCCCGATGTCAGACTCACGATCGTAGGAGGACCTGAGGACATGGATGCAGGTGAAATTCCTTCCAACGTAACGGTTCTTGGATTCCTGACACAGCAGGAACTGGAGACAGAGTTCCACAAAGCTTCGCTCTTCGCGATGCCGGCCACATTGGAACCATGGGGACTTGTGTACCTCGAAGCTCTCGCAAGCCGAACGCCGATTCTCGGCCTTCGGCGGAACGCGTTTCCGGAGATTGCTGGTGATGGAGAGTTCGGAATTATTCTGGATGATCCTGATCCAGGGTCAATCGCCTCCGCTATCGTCACTGCCGTCAACGAACCAAACAAACTGCAAGAAATGGCAGAAGTAGGTCAGAAGTACGCCCTCGACCACTACACATGGGATGCGGCAGCCAGACGCCTCTCAGATGGGATGTCCGCAAGTGCCTGA
- a CDS encoding oligosaccharide flippase family protein: MKVGTVGDGERRRLTRNHPILIVARGPNAQTLGVTIAAQALTLMSGVIAARALGVDGRGQLALLWLLPLILAQLGGIGIPQATTYFVARDPGNTAGIVRMSLSLVMTLALLVSIAYAVGLVFLSDSGRSFSTLDGALSVSLIPFLLFQGMGPATLLGLSNYTAFNVARIAPAALYAFGAIVLLAVGGATLTSFLATSLTAWLVGGVFGWWLLLRQMPPGRDATEANGRKILGFGARGVIGGFSAIDDVRLDQVFVGLWLDARSLGLYVAAVAFCNLPKFVAQGIGAVAFPRVASSATSQQAWAETYRALRIGATLIVLCVTGLILTLPFLLPFMFGEDFKDAIPIGRILLLGALFLAIHRLLNELARGLGHPGYGSITELVNTVVFLVGLAIFATPPSAEGVAYAVVAGGVASSFLLALLLIRLRSRSDGFRPPAPPATSEAP; the protein is encoded by the coding sequence ATGAAGGTGGGTACCGTGGGCGATGGTGAGCGACGGAGGCTGACCCGGAACCATCCCATCCTGATCGTCGCGCGCGGCCCTAACGCGCAAACCCTCGGTGTGACAATTGCCGCTCAGGCGCTGACCCTGATGAGTGGTGTGATCGCGGCGCGGGCTCTTGGCGTAGACGGTCGGGGACAGCTCGCTTTATTGTGGTTATTGCCACTGATTCTGGCTCAGCTCGGAGGGATCGGCATTCCCCAGGCGACGACTTATTTTGTCGCCCGTGATCCTGGAAACACCGCCGGGATCGTGCGCATGTCGCTTTCTCTGGTGATGACACTTGCACTATTGGTGAGTATCGCGTATGCGGTGGGCCTGGTTTTCCTCTCCGACTCGGGCAGATCCTTTTCGACTCTCGACGGCGCGCTCAGCGTCAGCCTCATACCGTTTCTGCTCTTCCAGGGTATGGGTCCAGCGACACTTCTCGGACTTTCCAACTACACCGCCTTCAACGTGGCTCGAATTGCACCTGCCGCGCTGTATGCCTTCGGCGCCATAGTCCTTCTCGCGGTTGGCGGAGCTACCCTGACTTCCTTCCTCGCGACATCCCTGACAGCCTGGCTGGTCGGTGGCGTGTTCGGCTGGTGGCTCCTGCTGAGGCAAATGCCACCGGGGCGAGATGCGACGGAGGCGAACGGCCGGAAGATTCTCGGGTTCGGCGCTCGTGGGGTGATAGGGGGCTTCTCGGCGATCGACGACGTCAGGCTGGATCAGGTCTTCGTTGGCCTTTGGCTGGACGCCAGATCTCTCGGACTGTATGTGGCTGCCGTCGCCTTCTGCAATCTGCCCAAGTTCGTTGCTCAGGGCATCGGAGCGGTGGCGTTTCCCAGAGTGGCATCCTCGGCAACGTCACAACAGGCCTGGGCCGAGACCTACCGCGCCCTAAGGATCGGGGCGACCCTCATAGTGCTATGCGTAACGGGGCTGATCCTCACGCTTCCGTTCCTTCTCCCCTTCATGTTCGGAGAAGATTTCAAGGATGCGATTCCGATTGGACGAATTCTTCTGCTCGGAGCACTTTTCCTCGCGATCCACCGCCTGCTCAATGAACTGGCTAGAGGCCTCGGCCACCCTGGCTACGGTTCAATAACTGAACTGGTCAACACCGTGGTGTTCCTGGTTGGCCTGGCTATCTTCGCAACACCGCCCTCCGCCGAGGGCGTGGCATACGCGGTAGTCGCCGGCGGAGTCGCGAGTTCTTTCCTGCTGGCGTTATTGCTGATACGGCTCAGATCCCGGAGTGACGGGTTTCGCCCTCCAGCCCCGCCCGCCACATCGGAGGCCCCTTGA
- a CDS encoding pentapeptide repeat-containing protein — MDLTSAQLAGADLSGANLNEAKLGFANLSMANLEGASLGAAGLENAFLQGATLKSANVFGAKMNRASLVEVDGVGASVKAVELSFADMRKANFKSATFQGSFLGNADLEGALLTGADFRKTGLGEADLTDATLAKANLSGADLTNANLTNANLRGANLKSATLTGAQWKGATCPNGKKADPDCKRS; from the coding sequence GTGGATCTGACGTCGGCACAGCTCGCCGGAGCTGACCTCAGTGGGGCAAATCTGAATGAAGCCAAGCTGGGCTTCGCAAACCTCAGCATGGCCAACCTCGAGGGCGCATCCCTGGGTGCCGCCGGCCTTGAAAATGCATTCCTGCAAGGGGCAACCCTCAAGAGCGCAAACGTATTTGGGGCAAAAATGAACCGGGCCAGCCTAGTGGAAGTCGATGGTGTGGGCGCGAGCGTCAAAGCGGTCGAATTGAGCTTCGCCGACATGAGAAAGGCCAACTTCAAAAGTGCGACTTTTCAAGGTTCCTTCCTGGGGAACGCGGACCTTGAGGGTGCCCTACTGACTGGCGCCGACTTTCGTAAGACCGGCCTTGGCGAAGCAGACTTGACGGATGCAACCCTGGCAAAGGCGAACCTCAGCGGAGCGGATCTCACGAATGCGAATCTCACGAATGCGAATCTCAGGGGCGCGAACCTGAAGAGCGCCACACTGACTGGCGCGCAGTGGAAGGGCGCCACCTGCCCGAACGGAAAAAAGGCCGATCCGGACTGCAAGCGCAGCTAG